From the genome of Polypterus senegalus isolate Bchr_013 chromosome 8, ASM1683550v1, whole genome shotgun sequence:
taacTAATCTCTTTAAGAACTCAAAGATAAATTATCTGGTCCTTGTGATTTGCTTGATTTCAGTTTAtgctaagcagtacttctccctctacaatttccaaatcactcggcatctccttagtagtcccttttactgcTGAGAAGTTACCCACTTCCTCACAGGTAAAGACtttagaaaaatgcaagtttacagggTCTGCTATTTCATGGtgtgtatattttaattcccctttactgttccctaatgcacttcacctcctccttgactgttcttttattactaaaatactgaaaagaatttatttgggtcatcttttgccttatctgctatattcctctccaactgctTTTTAGcttccttaatatccttcttaatggttaccCTCAAGCTCTTACATACCCTACGATTtgctttggagttattagtcttacatGCCTTTTAcagacttttttcctttttcagctccttattaacccactgcagggTTTTGTGTTGGTGCTTCAATATTctgtgtaaaaaacaaaacacaacagtatCTGATTCCATCTAAAAACCCCTGCTCTTGTACTACACTATTTGCAAGGTTagtccagttaatatttgggtattTAAAGTTCCTCATGACTAAAAAGAAGTGCATTGAAATTATAGTCTGCGCTGGGGTGGGTATATAGCACACTCCttttaaaataaggcctctttccttaTTGTGTTCCAGATTAATCCAGACATCCTCACTAATATACGGCTAATTGTTCAACTGAAgaagaaatgcatttaaattttttttacataaaacagcAGCTCCCCCACATTTTCCGTTTTGTCTATTCTTCATAAAAAATGTTACCCATCTATGTTACACTCTTCTCCATCTTTGTTTTTTAGCCAAATTTCTGTTATTGTTATATTATAATTATGCAAAGCTATAAACAACTGTAATTCactggttttatttttgatacttttagcattaaggcaagctattttaatgttttacttatttttcttttgcacttaaaactttgggttagaatttacattactctTTGTGTATAATTCTAAACCTGACCCGTCCTAAAATCCCTGACCTTTCACTTCATAGTTTAAGCAATTATTACCTAACCTACTAATATGCTTCTCCAATACATCGGTGCCCCTTTGGTTCAAATATAACCCGTCATAATGGAACAGGTcccattttttcccccaaaagaaATTCCAAGACCCCATAACCTTCTATCTAGCAGCAAGATTTCAACCACGTGTTAAGCCTTCTAAATCTCCTCCAATTTTTACCtttaccttgtcagttctgcgcCTTAGCTTGGCacttcactttttaaattttattgcagaactgacagcctGCCCTTATGTATggcatttgttccaacatgggtAATGACAACTGATCCACCCCCTCTCTGggcaagagcctatccacccatTCATGAGGCTTGCTGACCTAtgcacccagaaggcaacacaccgtgtgaGACTCTCcatctctggagcaaacctgtgcttTAATTCCCCTAATGATGGAGTCCCCAATCATCAGAATCTCTGTCTTTCTGtggactggttttgaggtggcctgttggAGCTCCTCATGCctgcctgcctaccacctcagagtctttagaaaaaggTTAGTCATCTCCAATCCAGAGGTTGATGCGCATGGACAGTGTGAGCCCTTAACCCTACATCTAGTGACCATGACACAACTCTCTCTACCTGTATGGTCTGGAGACTCCTCCTGTGTCACCTTAGGAGTACACTCTTTCTAAAGGACACCTAGGCCAGGTCCACCAATTTTCTACTACTTtgcaggccagccaactcctcgtccagttcagcgacccttaACTCAAAGTGCTGCCATCTCCTCATGACACAGCCTTCAAGGAAGACTGTCTTCTCCTTGCATTCCTCTAAAACATTCAACAGCCAACAGAACTTGCATTGCTGGgacttcttaattaaaatttggCTTTGGAGTAGTAAAACCGCTCAAAATTTAAATGGTTTAACTTAAACTACTACAGTTATTTTACTCCTTCTACTCCCTTAAGCTAATGTAATATTCTCCCCCTCGACTGTCTGCTGTTAATCTTTCTTAgaagttaactttacttttccctGTCCATTCACCTAGCTTTGAGACTCTCTTATTACTTCCTTATTTTGAAGCTCTCCACTCACactatgtattcatttatattaatgaacccttatgctGTTGTCCGCTTAATTGCTTTACATTTCAAACCGGTAAGAACTGTTCTATCATCCTTCATACTAGGGAAACTCACTTACTAAATATCTGCTGCTAGTTATTTACTTATTCTCTCATTTGTTTCTACAGCAGCTTTTGCCTAATTGATGTTTCCTTGCTAGATGCCAGTCTACATACCATGGAGCCCCTCTCTTAACTGCTTTTAAGTCACTGGCCTACCTGTACTTATCATAAATACTGTACTATCTTACTTATCAACACGTGACCTCAACTTTTACTAGTGTTAGCACTCAACTGTGTAAGTGCTATATGGTGCTCTAACCAATTATTCTTTATATGCCTTAACTTCCCCTCACTAATGAATCACTGTTACTTTTAACTATTCATTGCTATTATAACATTTACATACAGATTTACCTGTTTCAGCTACCGTTCACTGCATTGCCAATGGTAGTTCTGAATACAAGTAAcaagaataagtaacaaataaCTTTTTCAAAATGCTTTCCAAACCTTCAGCTATCTTTGCTCCTTTATATAACCTTCTAAAGGTGGGGGGGTATAGGATGGGGGGATTCTCAATGGTTCCTTAGTGGCtaccaaaaaacaaagttttaactGCAGACTTTGTCTTTTATCTCACAACACAGTAACACAAAACACTCAGCACTTTTTCTTCCACTCTAAGAAGGAGGTCAGAGAGTTTGTATATCTCAGTCTGCAAACTCTTGCTTTAAGCACTCCAGGATAAATGTTATCCAGTCCTGGTTATTATTTTAGATATTCAGCCCATTTAATCTGAACAGTacttctacaatttctaaatcacttcGTACCTCCTTAATGGTCCCTGTTACTGCTCGAAGGTTCTCCAGTTGTGAAGACcgcagaaaaatgcaagtttagagcatctgctatttcattgtatatatatttttatttccctttactattcctgatacacttcGCTGCCTCCTTGACTGTTTTTCTTCATCCAAAACTTCATCCCGCATAACACAACACTATGATTGCACTATAGCAAGCATAAAACTCGATGTATTGATCACACACATGTAAGTTGTCACTGGTAGTTTatggttttcatttgttttttcaacatttcttgcaagttaatttttaatttgattccCTCGGTTAGATAAGTTCCTAAGAGGTATAGCCAGTACCAAATACTTTCCTGTACTGCATTTTAATTTGCCTTCTATAGACATAATTTTAGCTTTGTTAAATGAAACTCGACTGTAGATACTGTGATACTTGAAAAGATTATTGATTGAGACAGACATGATGGATAATAGATAGACCAGTAAACATACAGATAATAGCTAATAGCAGGTAACTTCTATTGTTATATACAAGTGCCCTAATTAGatagtgttttaaaattttaatttatcagTAAGTATAAAGAAAACTAACTGTATACCCTATACAGTgacaatatcagaaaaaaaaaccatttatGTTCATTCACAGACAAATAAATCCTAAGGGGTACACCAATGTGTGGATTGTATACGTCAAATAAGCAAGCACAGGTTATACATGGATATAGGCTGAATTTTGGGGTAAATTattctgttttaattctttttttaccAATCATGATTGTTTTAAATCAAATACAATCTGATTAAATTTTTGCAATACAAAATGTACCTGTAACTATTTTATGGTAGAACAAAAgtctttaaaaatactttacactgcaaaagaaagaaacagactAAGTAATGGAAAGGGGTGTAAGAACAAGTTAATATACTTACAAGTATAACTGCGGAAATACAAGTCATGATGATACAAAGAGCGAAGAAAATATTCACAGGTTTTGGAGGTAAATTTGGAAAGACAAAAGCACTAATAATTGTTACCTGTAAAAAAGGAAATCACACAGAGATAAAAGTTGGAGCAAAGTAGTTTtggaaaggtgaaaaaaaaaagtgctctgGAATATGAAACCCAATGCACAAATTATTCCTTAACCagttattcagaaaaataaaaataaataaataaaatacatatggaATAGACTGAAAACCCCGATTTCTTATTTGAAAGTCATGTTATTCAAAACTGCTAAACTGGagaataaatttataaatacttACAAGTACTAGCAATAATGTTAACCCACCAACTATTAAGTTGATGATCCGATCCTGCAAGGCAAGAACATGCAAAAATCATTAATTGGCAACACAAAAGCGAGATTGTAATTCGAAAATAAGAATATAATTAGACaacataaatcaaaaaacatataCTCCAGCCATAAATAAAATGCTGATAAgttaataaattaagttatgcAACTGTTTTTTGTTTGGATCCctctacattccaaatttatatttaaatatcaatAGTTTATAATCAAGCTATATTAaaagtgcttttttaaaaaaaaaaaaaaaaacttctacagAGCTATTTTAGGGAAAAAGACAAGATCACATTCATTGACCATTCATTTCAAAGGTCACTTCTACCACCATCTGTAGACAAGAGACaagaatttaaatttgaaattaaaactgtAGGAGTCTTTCATATACTTTTGAGTAGAGTTCCAGTATGTCCAACACTGTGTTTAACTGTAGTATTTAatcaattcaaatgaaaatgaagtgtGAAGCTATGCTGTTAATACAATACAAAGTTTTAGCAAGACAATAACCATTGTCCATAATAGGGTACTGGTTTCTCCAGACGttatttcctgccttacactcctATTTCCCAATTCTGAATTGACCATGTGCAAGTGAATATTAGAGCCCTGCCCCTTCCAAAAGGGTTGGTTCCTTTATTATGTTCAATTGTTGGGTCCATCATATCCAAGACCCAGAACTATTTTACACTGGTTATGGGTTTGAGAATCTTCAATGAAACCAAAAGGTTTCCTAGTCATATTTAGAAATCTGTTAAAGCAAAATCAGTTGACATTTCAAGTGGGGTGTGGGGCTGAGATGGTTGATCTTGCAACTGATTCTGGGCTGTGAATGAAGTCATGCGAATACTGGAACAGAGTAACATATAATGCTTTTCAGAAATAATGTCCACAAAGATAGCCTAAAAACACAACAATCATGTTTACTTTAATTTTGCTGGAAAATAGcatacctgaaaaaaaaaaaggctgctgGATTTGCAGATCATACTCAAATGCTTGACATAGCTATACAAGCAATTTTTAGTTTAGGTAAAACATACTTTTCAGCAATATTTTATAAAGGCCTAATAGCACAATGATCATTTTGTAACACCAATCAGCTCACTGGAATACTGAGAGGATTTGGTGTTGAGAGATTATGTAGACATGAAACAAAGCATGGCCCCAAGTCCACTCATACATTTTGAACTCCTGCAGTTATTTGCAAAAGCCAAATGCAGTACTGCTGTTTTCAGATTTAAACTgggaaaagtttgacaaaaaattgaaattcagTAGTGATATTAACCACAAGAGTTCTGCCTGGATGCAAGACAACAACCGGTCCCCAATCAAGATAGGGCTGCCCGCattgtattataatatatattaatagctGTTTAAGCAATGCCCAACAAAACATGCAAACAAACTGAAAGTATGCAATATAATGCATGCATGCTCATTTCTATAAAAGGTGCCCAAACTAACTGATAGTACTGGTAATACAACCGAACCTGGAAAAAACAAATTATCAAACATATGCAATAATCTATAGAAAGACATTATTTAAACATTCAGAAATTAAACGTGCAGTCTCTGTGATATTTTGCATAATGTATACCTACCAGGTTACACTCAAAAAGTTGAAAACTGTAGAACTTTATCAATGCAATGCATTGCTCTTTTCATTTATTAGAATCTGTAAAAAGCTTTTCTGCAAGTGGCAATTGCTGaacttaaaaaaagttttaaaacctATGTATATAAAGactttcaaaacaggtgtttaCTTTAATAAAACAACTTCTTACACACAACAACAAGCAGAAAGCAGacatttgttttgtcatgcttACTTTGATTGCATAGTTTGAAACAAAGTATTCTGGTATAATGATGTCCCTTCTAGAATGCTGCCTTCTTTGACACAATCGCTGTGATGTTAATCATCATCAAAAGTTTAGAGAACAAATACACTATAAGTACTCTTTTTGCACAGTACCATGTATTATATATGCATTTAAACTGTAATCAGGAATGATATTAAAAAGTCAAACTAATAATGCAAACCCTAGCAGATGTTTCTCCAAATAATGGTCTGTTATCCATCACGTTGGTCCCATAAGTTCTGGTTGTATAATCCTCCATTTTAAGGTTATTCTTGAGAAGCTCCTGTATAAGGGACTTTCTTGGAATCACAGCAAAAAGGCTCCTAAGATTGCATGTCTGAAGAACATTTTTGAAGAAAGTACTTGCTTATGTAAACTGCATTTGTCAGAGAAAAATTGCTGGCCTCTTGGAGACACGTTGTTGTTCTCATCTTCCACTCATTTTCCCTGCAAGCAAAAATATGAACCTTAACCAGATGGAATAAGAAAATCACACCTTTGCTTTAGATCATCAAATATATTTGCAAGTACTTCATACAAAAAATTAGCTAGAATGttataatgaaaaacattttataaattgtacagAACAATCAGATTGACAGTTTTTACAAATAATCTAAACAAACTTTGAGAACTTTTACAATCGTACAGTAAACACTACTTATTGTGATGTATAAACTCATTTTAAGCCAGATGGATTCAATTTTTACTGTCCTGGTTTAGGGTAACTGACAGGATAGAAAACCTGTCTCAACTCCTGTGCTCTTTACATATATGCAGTTTGTTTCCTAGTATTATTTTTctccaaactgctgttttctccaaaccaaaataaacagcaaaatgtgaaaaaacagaGCTCTAttcaaataatttaattcaaatcTCTAATGTGATCATCAAGTACATCAGTGAAATTTAACAACCTATAGACAAGCAATAAATAATCTGCCACTTCCGAGTTTACAGTCAAAATGAAATACACAATTTTGGGATGTTGTAGAAAACTGGCCAGAGAATAACTATAATACAACTGGAAAATTGTGAAAACCTACACAAGGTACGATCAGGTCCCAGAAGCTACAAGCTAGCTGTACTACATACTGCACAACcatatcatattttaaaatatataaaaaaggcaTTGTTCCAATATTTAATAATCCAACTCTTTCCAGATATTCAcataaatggtatttttttctaaattgcaGAAAAAGAATTGTAGGACaatcaatattccttaaaagaaCGGGACAATCGTCTGGACTAGATTCAGTTATAAAAACTAGCCATCCTCTGCAGCTCCGCCCGCATAGAAGTCAAACAGAACAACGAGGAGGGCCCTGCTTgtctccctactcctgatgtcacacttcactctcccctcagcccgcacCTGTGTCTCGGATTAGCAGGAATATATCGCtccttagcacgatgagagaagtcgcaaaatcaactggaatgttcaagcaaattctagaaaaaagcccgatctaaatccattaagtagttctctcattcactagctaagcagatgcaagatacgccctgaggctgatgtgtgagtgaagagggccctgaCCCCTCGCCTCGGCCCACTGTGTCTCggtcggatttgtgcaaataaatcggcaccgcaagcaaactatgatacttagcatgatgagagaagtcgcaaaaatcaaccagaatgttctagcaaaaaaaaaaaaaaaatcgaaatccACTAGTAGTTCTTTAATAAAAAGCGGActgacagatgttgcattttattataaatatatttgttaaaaaacaTGAAGCCAATTAAGTTATGAAGAAATGGATTGATTAACATAACTTGCTCATTTCTAATTATAAATCTGAAGAACTGTTACTGGGAATTAGAACAGCTTGCTGTAgggaaaaatatttattacagattaaaaaaaaaaacaagtgaaggaGGATTCATAGGGTGTTTAATATAGCCAATTCTGCAGCATCACTacaacaataaaaacagcatAGAATTAATTATGAAACTGATAGTTGACTCTCAGTGCTCACTGTCACTACAATCACCTCTGTGTCAATTTTCACCTTACCTCTGGTGATCCATACAGACAGTACAATATGTAAACTATATATTTAGTCCGTTAGTGATCAATTGTCATGGTAAAATGACCATGTTAGCCATGAATTAGTTATTACTTTACAATACATAAGCATTCCTAAAGCCTGCCAGGGTTTACATGTATCATTAGTACGGAGATAATGGTTTTCCAATTTAACCTCATACCAATATATAGACACTTTCATTGCCTATCTTTATTGTAGGTTTCTCAGTTGCTGTACCAAAGTACATCCCTGCACTCCTTGAGTAAATTTCTGTCACCTTTGATCCAAGTTTTTGGAAAACAATTTGCACATTATCTTATACAGATTGATTTAGAGGTAGACATCATAAAGGTAAAACAGATTCATTTTCATGTTtaacactcattttaaaaaccattttaaaatcagACATACAATGTGTCATCTGCTTTAGATGAGGCAAAATGAAAAGAGATTCTCAGGTGAATGGGCAAAAGGTTTCCATGAGCAACAGGTTGCCAAATCTCATAATGAATAGTTTATACAGTGCAACTAAATTTTAAAACAGCCAGCTTCCACAATCCAGAGGAAAATCATCATCATCTGCTCAGGCTGTACATACTACATAGTGACACGGTactttg
Proteins encoded in this window:
- the tmem243b gene encoding transmembrane protein 243b yields the protein MEDYTTRTYGTNVMDNRPLFGETSARDRIINLIVGGLTLLLVLVTIISAFVFPNLPPKPVNIFFALCIIMTCISAVILIFWYRQGDLEPKFRNLIYYILFTIVMLCVCANLYFHDVGK